From the Kitasatospora viridis genome, one window contains:
- a CDS encoding type I polyketide synthase, translating to MTTQTPMTRAMETIKRLRAQLDAAAGAQPLAVVGVGLRLPGGIHDLDGYWEALATGRDLVQPLPHSRKGPFAEQWEGLPQRGGFLDEVLEFDAEAFGISPREARGLDPQHRLLLEVTAEALDDAALPRDRMQDTRAGLYIGITGQDYRDWMAGEPDASWATGNGHCFAAGRIAYTMGLTGPAVALDTACSSSLVAVHLARQALRRGECDLAIAGGVNLVLSPRSTRLVEQTRSLAPDGLCKSFDARANGFTRGEGAGVVVLKRLDDALRDGDRVHAVVRGSAVNQDGRSTGFTAPNVLAQIALIRAALADAELTPADIGLVEAHGTGTALGDPIEMEAVLEALGRRNGGARLHVGSVKANLGHLESAAGIAGLLKGILCLQRRQVPPLVHFRTLNPRIDLAGTGVALAGALEPWGPAGDCAGVSSFGMSGTNAHVILGPAGAPAAVAEEEPVTGFELSARTPEALRALAGRLGGHLAGAPAADYPAFAYTVTAGRPRFAERARITAADPLAAGAALAALAADEPSAAVSRPGSEEEALAVPARRVVSLPGYPWQRQRYAPEPASVEPMSPELTGHELAWRQAVLPEPAADAHALVLAGDDAELLELLARQASALGLRGVLLGGAPVPGWEHAALPDGADSWSAFWAGRPAGERVALVLAFAATPLPAELGAGPDPAARGAALCTAVTAAVHGLDRGSAAGAAWAVTRGARQVTGADPVAATDHGLLHGLAPALGLEFPASWGGVCDLPAAPGAADAAALLRLVRQDGGEDLAAVRGGGVLVGRLREVAVRRSDAPAIRPDASYLVTGGLGAIGREAVTELVRRGARHLLLIGRTPQERLAGEAEALLRRLRADGVDVRYRSADCDSAAELAEACRETADLPPVRGVVHTAGALPRQPLAEADADTFATALRGKFTGAWWLHLIGRDWPLDFFTQTSSVSALWGTEGYGAYGAANGGLDALAEHRAAAGRPAVSVAFGPWALAGMADAAERAELARLGVGALDGPTGRAHLLDRPAGAGRLAVACPVDWARFAEVTAVRRRRPLFEELAPAQESIVDVTSNQVALVAEELLALPELARPAAARGRVAGLVAAVLGHAEGHPLREDVGFFDLGLDSIMAVDLERELSAVFGVRVPVAEIFDHPTVARLADHVLALLTPRPVAPRPVETPPPLPAPAATPAPVPVAAAGPAPAVAAEPIAIVGMAGRFPGADSVEEFWQLLIEGRDGVGPVPDRVWDRAALTDADPLRPGTITTDQGGFLRDPARFDAAFFDIPAREAESLDPQHRLLLEVAWHALEDGRIDPRALRDSSTGVWLGISNSDYARLLEQGGPEQLDAYFSTGTALNAAAGRLSYLLGLTGPALAVDTACSSSLVALHLAIRSLRSGETDCAITAGVNVIAAPAASVAVSRAHMLSPDGRCKTFSAEADGFVRSEGCGVLVLKRLGDARRDGDRVLALLHGSAVNQDGASSGLTAPNGRAQQAVIGAALADAGVDGSAVSYLEAHGTGTSLGDPIELRAAWSVLGADRHPGEPLLIGSVKSNIGHCESASGMASVIKTVLALRHQRIPGNLHCETRNPHVPWREMNLRVCDTEVPWRAGERPRLAGVSGFGFSGTNAHLVIGEAADAPSVPFATTDAPVLLPLSAPDEAGLERLTAAWEKHLTDLPAGELPAAAVTAGSGRAHFPVRRALLGRDREELLAALRGPTTPHRATRAPRVAFLFSGQGSQHFGMGRELYATEPVFRAVIDACDRVTAPQLGVSLHQVMFHGAEKELVNQTRFTQPALVALELGLAALWESWGVTASAVLGHSVGEIAAAIHAGVMDLETGLTLITHRARLMQETAPGAMLAVSATSEQVQEWLDGFELDVAAVNGPQAVVVAGAPEEVARFAARMKEQRVVARPLVVSHAFHSRLMEPMLGELRTVLEPFEFGAPRIPLIANVTGELATPATYGADYWAEHVRRPVRFHQGAQRLAELEIDLCLELGPDRTLGHLVTAAGLAPAGGTLPSLRRGGKDRAILAAAARTLYEHGQELNWARVQAGSSPQRGAAPRYPFAETAYWTTVRPRPAAAPAARAAHWGAELRSPALSGRAFAFERTAEFPGYLTDHRLYGTVVTPAASHLGTLLSALAGGGRPFAIEDLVCPRALVIKDGERYEAQILLADGELTVQSLIDREENRWERHLAARLGPTAGPLPALPDRDAFIADADRHITGAAFYSYFRELGYTLGPSFQWIADVWIRGSEALVRYQQPQLPDDPADYEVYPGLIDSCFQSIAGFMVDDEAAEAPSLAIPFAAARLAFPGRPEGGGELWGHVRVTKAEPLPHGRSRVETADLHLFTGAGTTVFTADGFRVRHAPKAVLEQSLRGGTPHAHELVWAARPERAAGTGTRHRVLVLGRPDEWTASLAEALAALGHDASVAADATALDAATGLVLDTRFGQVAEAAACDALDAAVALARTLREEAPRSVPYAVLGDGRAAAAPVREALWGMLAALEAEDAERRLLRITPHPELARDARALAALLAAELDAGLPELRLALDPDGPKAARLVPLARAGAEPRWRGGVLVTGGLGALGLSVARTLAEQGAPALTLMGRSAPDETARRVIDELVAAGVEVTVTAGDVTDPEDCARAVRAAEPLCAVFHLAGVNRDGAFENLTADSFEQVFAAKARGAEHLAAAARGAGLDAFVLFSSVSSVLGSAGQANYAAANGYLNGLAQALRDSGVPATSVAWGPWVPADKGGMAAAAAVERATERLGVRPLDDAEAGPLLALAAGGERAGLVAVALDPQRYAERLAGHPRGALLAGSAPVVQRATGGRERGWLLDRLTGPAGAGRDAELRGAELRDAIRDLVGEVLGDPARADDTIGFADLGLDSIMVIDLRTQLAHALGTELPATVAIDHPTVAALADYVTGSLFAEAPVPEAAVPDDGADQGDPRDLSFEELIRAVQNDLEA from the coding sequence GTGACCACACAGACCCCCATGACCCGCGCCATGGAGACGATCAAGCGTCTGCGCGCCCAGCTCGACGCCGCGGCCGGCGCCCAGCCGCTCGCGGTGGTCGGCGTGGGCCTGCGCCTGCCCGGCGGCATCCACGACCTCGACGGCTACTGGGAGGCCCTGGCCACCGGGCGCGACCTGGTGCAGCCCCTGCCGCACTCCCGCAAGGGCCCGTTCGCCGAGCAGTGGGAGGGCCTGCCGCAGCGCGGCGGCTTCCTCGACGAGGTGCTGGAGTTCGACGCCGAGGCCTTCGGCATCAGCCCCCGGGAGGCCCGCGGGCTGGACCCGCAGCACCGCCTGCTGCTGGAGGTCACGGCGGAGGCGCTCGACGACGCCGCGCTGCCCCGGGACCGGATGCAGGACACCCGTGCGGGCCTCTACATCGGCATCACCGGCCAGGACTACCGCGACTGGATGGCCGGCGAGCCCGACGCCTCCTGGGCCACCGGCAACGGCCACTGCTTCGCCGCCGGCCGGATCGCCTACACGATGGGCCTCACCGGCCCGGCCGTGGCGCTCGACACCGCATGCTCCTCCTCGCTGGTCGCCGTCCACCTGGCCCGGCAGGCGCTGCGCCGCGGCGAGTGCGACCTGGCCATCGCCGGCGGGGTCAACCTGGTGCTCTCGCCCCGCTCGACCCGGCTGGTCGAGCAGACCCGCTCGCTCGCCCCCGACGGGCTGTGCAAGAGCTTCGACGCCCGGGCCAACGGCTTCACCCGGGGCGAGGGCGCGGGCGTGGTGGTGCTCAAGCGGCTGGACGACGCGCTGCGCGACGGCGACCGGGTGCACGCGGTGGTGCGCGGCTCCGCCGTCAACCAGGACGGGCGCTCCACCGGCTTCACCGCGCCCAACGTGCTGGCCCAGATCGCGCTGATCCGGGCGGCCCTGGCCGACGCCGAACTCACCCCCGCCGACATCGGCCTGGTCGAGGCGCACGGCACCGGCACCGCGCTCGGCGACCCGATCGAGATGGAGGCCGTGCTGGAGGCGCTCGGGCGGCGCAACGGCGGCGCCCGGCTGCACGTCGGCTCGGTCAAGGCCAACCTGGGCCACCTGGAGTCGGCCGCCGGGATCGCCGGGCTGCTGAAGGGCATCCTCTGCCTGCAACGGCGTCAGGTGCCGCCGCTGGTGCACTTCCGGACCCTGAACCCGCGGATCGACCTGGCCGGCACCGGCGTCGCGCTGGCCGGCGCGCTGGAGCCGTGGGGGCCGGCGGGCGACTGCGCCGGCGTCAGCTCCTTCGGCATGAGCGGGACCAACGCGCACGTGATCCTCGGGCCGGCCGGGGCGCCGGCGGCGGTCGCCGAGGAGGAGCCGGTGACCGGCTTCGAGCTCTCCGCCCGCACCCCCGAGGCGCTGCGCGCGCTGGCCGGCCGGCTCGGCGGGCACCTGGCCGGCGCGCCCGCCGCCGACTACCCCGCCTTCGCCTACACGGTGACCGCCGGCCGCCCCCGGTTCGCCGAGCGCGCCCGGATCACCGCCGCCGATCCGCTGGCGGCCGGGGCGGCGCTCGCCGCGCTGGCCGCCGACGAGCCGTCAGCCGCCGTCAGCCGCCCCGGGTCGGAGGAGGAGGCGCTCGCCGTGCCGGCCCGCCGGGTGGTGAGCCTGCCCGGGTACCCGTGGCAGCGGCAGCGGTACGCGCCCGAGCCGGCGAGCGTGGAGCCGATGAGCCCTGAGCTGACGGGGCACGAGCTTGCTTGGCGTCAGGCCGTGCTGCCCGAGCCGGCGGCGGACGCCCACGCGCTGGTGCTGGCCGGCGACGACGCCGAGCTGCTGGAGCTGCTGGCCCGTCAGGCGAGCGCGCTGGGCCTGCGGGGCGTGCTGCTCGGCGGGGCGCCGGTGCCCGGCTGGGAGCACGCCGCCCTGCCGGACGGCGCCGACTCCTGGTCAGCGTTCTGGGCCGGCCGTCCGGCCGGCGAGCGGGTGGCCCTGGTGCTCGCCTTCGCGGCCACCCCGCTGCCCGCCGAGCTCGGCGCGGGGCCCGACCCCGCCGCCCGCGGCGCGGCCCTGTGCACCGCGGTCACCGCCGCCGTGCACGGCCTGGACCGGGGCTCGGCGGCCGGCGCCGCGTGGGCCGTCACCCGGGGAGCCCGCCAGGTGACCGGCGCCGACCCGGTCGCGGCGACCGACCACGGCCTGCTGCACGGCCTCGCGCCCGCGCTCGGCCTGGAGTTCCCGGCGAGCTGGGGCGGCGTCTGCGACCTGCCCGCCGCCCCCGGTGCGGCGGATGCCGCCGCGCTGCTGCGGCTGGTCCGCCAGGACGGCGGCGAGGACCTGGCCGCCGTGCGCGGCGGCGGCGTCCTGGTCGGCCGGCTCCGCGAGGTGGCGGTGCGCCGGTCCGACGCGCCGGCGATCCGGCCGGACGCGAGCTACCTGGTCACCGGCGGGCTCGGGGCGATCGGCCGGGAGGCCGTCACCGAGCTGGTCCGGCGCGGTGCCCGCCACCTGCTGCTGATCGGCCGCACCCCGCAGGAGCGGCTGGCGGGCGAGGCCGAGGCGCTGCTGCGGCGGCTGCGCGCCGACGGCGTGGACGTCCGCTACCGCAGCGCCGACTGCGACTCGGCCGCCGAACTCGCCGAGGCCTGCCGGGAGACCGCCGACCTGCCGCCGGTGCGCGGGGTGGTGCACACGGCCGGCGCGCTGCCGCGCCAGCCGCTCGCCGAGGCCGACGCCGACACCTTCGCCACCGCCCTGCGCGGCAAGTTCACCGGCGCCTGGTGGCTGCACCTGATCGGCCGGGACTGGCCGCTGGACTTCTTCACCCAGACCTCCTCGGTCTCCGCGCTCTGGGGCACCGAGGGCTACGGCGCCTACGGGGCCGCCAACGGCGGGCTCGACGCGCTCGCCGAGCACCGCGCCGCCGCCGGGCGGCCGGCGGTCAGCGTGGCCTTCGGCCCGTGGGCGCTGGCCGGCATGGCGGACGCCGCCGAGCGGGCCGAGCTGGCTCGCCTCGGCGTCGGCGCGCTGGACGGGCCGACCGGGCGCGCGCACCTGCTCGACCGACCGGCCGGTGCCGGGCGGCTGGCCGTCGCCTGCCCGGTGGACTGGGCACGGTTCGCTGAGGTGACGGCCGTGCGCCGGCGACGGCCGCTGTTCGAGGAGCTGGCGCCTGCTCAGGAGTCGATCGTTGATGTGACGTCCAATCAAGTAGCCCTAGTGGCAGAAGAGTTGCTCGCGCTGCCCGAGCTGGCCCGGCCGGCCGCCGCCCGTGGGCGGGTCGCCGGGCTGGTGGCGGCGGTGCTCGGCCACGCCGAGGGCCACCCGCTCCGCGAGGACGTGGGCTTCTTCGACCTCGGCCTGGACTCGATCATGGCGGTGGACCTGGAGCGCGAGCTGTCAGCGGTGTTCGGCGTGCGGGTGCCGGTCGCGGAGATCTTCGACCACCCGACGGTGGCCCGGCTGGCGGACCACGTGCTCGCGCTGCTCACGCCGAGACCGGTGGCTCCGCGACCCGTTGAGACCCCGCCACCGCTCCCCGCGCCTGCGGCTACGCCCGCGCCTGTGCCCGTGGCTGCCGCTGGGCCCGCTCCCGCAGTCGCCGCCGAGCCGATCGCCATCGTCGGCATGGCCGGGCGCTTCCCCGGCGCGGACTCGGTGGAGGAGTTCTGGCAGCTGCTGATCGAGGGCCGCGACGGCGTCGGCCCGGTGCCGGACCGGGTCTGGGACCGCGCCGCGCTCACCGATGCCGACCCGCTGCGCCCCGGCACCATCACCACCGACCAGGGCGGCTTCCTGCGCGACCCGGCCCGGTTCGACGCCGCCTTCTTCGACATCCCCGCCCGCGAGGCGGAGAGCCTGGACCCGCAGCACCGGCTGCTGCTGGAGGTCGCCTGGCACGCGCTGGAGGACGGCCGGATCGACCCGCGCGCCCTGCGCGACAGCAGCACCGGCGTCTGGCTCGGCATCTCCAACTCCGACTACGCCCGGCTGCTCGAACAGGGCGGACCGGAGCAGCTGGACGCCTACTTCAGCACCGGCACCGCGCTCAACGCCGCCGCCGGCCGGCTCTCCTACCTGCTCGGGCTGACCGGGCCCGCGCTCGCGGTGGACACCGCCTGCTCCTCCTCGCTGGTCGCGCTGCACCTGGCGATCCGCTCGCTGCGCTCCGGCGAGACCGACTGCGCGATCACCGCCGGGGTCAACGTGATCGCCGCACCCGCCGCCTCGGTCGCGGTCAGCCGGGCCCACATGCTCTCGCCCGACGGCCGCTGCAAGACCTTCTCCGCCGAGGCCGACGGCTTCGTCCGGTCCGAGGGCTGCGGCGTGCTGGTGCTCAAGCGGCTCGGCGACGCCCGGCGCGACGGCGACCGGGTCCTCGCGCTGCTGCACGGCAGCGCCGTCAACCAGGACGGCGCCTCCTCCGGGCTGACCGCCCCCAACGGCCGGGCGCAGCAGGCCGTGATCGGCGCCGCGCTGGCCGACGCCGGGGTCGACGGCTCGGCGGTCTCCTACCTGGAGGCGCACGGCACCGGCACCTCGCTGGGCGACCCGATCGAGCTGCGGGCCGCCTGGTCCGTGCTCGGCGCCGACCGGCACCCCGGCGAGCCGCTGCTGATCGGCTCGGTGAAGAGCAACATCGGCCACTGCGAGTCGGCCTCCGGCATGGCGAGCGTGATCAAGACCGTGCTGGCGCTGCGCCACCAGCGGATCCCCGGCAACCTGCACTGCGAGACCCGCAACCCGCACGTGCCGTGGCGGGAGATGAACCTGCGGGTCTGCGACACCGAGGTGCCCTGGCGGGCCGGCGAGCGGCCGCGACTGGCGGGCGTCTCCGGGTTCGGCTTCTCCGGCACCAACGCCCACCTGGTGATCGGCGAAGCAGCTGACGCTCCGTCAGTTCCGTTCGCCACCACGGACGCCCCCGTGCTGCTGCCGCTGTCGGCGCCGGACGAGGCCGGGCTGGAGCGGCTGACGGCCGCCTGGGAGAAGCACCTGACCGACCTGCCGGCCGGCGAGCTCCCGGCGGCGGCCGTGACCGCGGGCTCCGGCCGGGCGCACTTCCCGGTGCGCCGGGCGCTGCTCGGCCGCGACCGCGAGGAACTGCTCGCCGCGCTGCGCGGGCCCACCACACCGCACCGCGCCACCCGGGCACCGCGGGTCGCCTTCCTCTTCTCCGGCCAGGGCAGCCAGCACTTCGGCATGGGCCGGGAGCTGTACGCGACCGAGCCGGTGTTCCGCGCCGTGATCGACGCCTGCGACCGGGTCACCGCGCCCCAGTTGGGCGTCTCGCTGCACCAGGTGATGTTCCACGGCGCCGAGAAGGAGCTGGTCAACCAGACCCGCTTCACCCAGCCCGCCCTGGTGGCACTGGAGTTGGGCCTGGCCGCGCTCTGGGAGTCCTGGGGCGTGACCGCCTCGGCGGTGCTCGGCCACAGCGTCGGCGAGATCGCCGCCGCGATCCACGCCGGGGTGATGGACCTGGAGACCGGGCTCACCCTGATCACCCACCGCGCCCGGCTGATGCAGGAGACCGCGCCCGGCGCCATGCTGGCCGTCTCCGCCACCTCCGAGCAGGTCCAGGAGTGGCTGGACGGCTTCGAGTTGGACGTCGCCGCCGTCAACGGCCCGCAGGCCGTGGTGGTGGCCGGCGCGCCCGAGGAGGTCGCCCGGTTCGCCGCCCGGATGAAGGAACAGCGGGTGGTGGCGCGGCCGTTGGTGGTCTCGCACGCCTTCCACTCCCGGCTGATGGAGCCGATGCTCGGCGAACTGCGCACGGTGCTGGAGCCGTTCGAGTTCGGGGCGCCGCGGATCCCGCTGATCGCCAACGTGACCGGCGAGCTCGCCACGCCCGCGACCTACGGCGCCGACTACTGGGCCGAGCACGTGCGGCGGCCCGTCCGGTTCCACCAGGGCGCGCAGCGGCTCGCCGAGCTGGAGATCGACCTGTGCCTGGAGCTGGGCCCGGACCGCACGCTCGGCCACCTGGTCACCGCCGCCGGCCTGGCCCCCGCCGGCGGCACGCTGCCCTCGCTGCGGCGCGGCGGCAAGGACCGGGCGATCCTGGCGGCCGCCGCCCGGACCCTCTACGAGCACGGCCAGGAGCTGAACTGGGCCCGGGTGCAGGCCGGTTCGAGCCCACAGCGGGGCGCCGCGCCGCGCTACCCGTTCGCCGAGACGGCGTACTGGACCACGGTGCGCCCGCGCCCGGCCGCCGCCCCGGCCGCCCGGGCCGCGCACTGGGGCGCCGAACTGCGCTCCCCCGCGCTGAGCGGCCGCGCCTTCGCCTTCGAGCGCACCGCCGAGTTCCCCGGCTACCTCACCGACCACCGGCTGTACGGCACGGTGGTGACCCCCGCCGCCTCGCACCTGGGCACCCTGCTCTCCGCGCTGGCCGGCGGCGGACGCCCGTTCGCGATCGAGGACCTGGTCTGCCCGCGCGCCCTGGTGATCAAGGACGGCGAGCGGTACGAGGCACAGATCCTGCTCGCCGACGGCGAGTTGACGGTGCAGAGCCTGATCGACCGGGAGGAGAACCGCTGGGAGCGGCACCTGGCCGCCCGGCTCGGCCCGACGGCGGGCCCGCTCCCCGCACTGCCCGACCGCGACGCGTTCATCGCGGACGCCGACCGGCACATCACCGGTGCGGCCTTCTACAGCTACTTCCGCGAGCTCGGCTACACCCTCGGCCCGTCCTTCCAGTGGATCGCCGACGTGTGGATCCGCGGGAGCGAGGCGCTGGTCCGCTACCAGCAGCCCCAACTGCCCGACGACCCGGCCGACTACGAGGTCTACCCGGGCCTGATCGACTCCTGCTTCCAGAGCATCGCCGGGTTCATGGTCGACGACGAGGCCGCCGAGGCGCCCTCGCTGGCCATCCCGTTCGCGGCCGCCCGGCTCGCCTTCCCCGGCCGGCCGGAGGGAGGCGGCGAGCTGTGGGGCCACGTCCGGGTCACCAAGGCCGAGCCGCTGCCGCACGGCCGCTCCCGGGTGGAGACCGCCGACCTGCACCTGTTCACCGGCGCCGGCACCACCGTCTTCACCGCCGACGGGTTCCGGGTCCGGCACGCCCCGAAGGCCGTGCTGGAGCAGAGCCTGCGCGGCGGCACGCCGCACGCCCACGAGCTGGTGTGGGCGGCCCGGCCGGAGCGGGCGGCGGGCACCGGCACTCGGCACCGGGTGCTGGTGCTGGGCCGACCGGACGAGTGGACCGCCTCGCTGGCCGAGGCGCTGGCCGCGCTCGGCCACGACGCCTCGGTCGCGGCGGACGCCACCGCGCTCGACGCGGCCACCGGCCTGGTGCTCGACACCCGGTTCGGGCAGGTCGCCGAAGCGGCGGCCTGCGACGCCCTGGACGCCGCGGTCGCGCTGGCCCGGACGCTGCGCGAGGAGGCGCCGCGCTCCGTGCCGTACGCCGTGCTCGGCGACGGACGGGCCGCCGCCGCGCCGGTGCGCGAAGCCCTCTGGGGCATGCTCGCCGCGCTGGAGGCCGAGGACGCCGAGCGGCGGCTGCTCCGGATCACCCCGCACCCCGAACTGGCCCGGGACGCCCGCGCCCTGGCCGCACTGCTCGCGGCGGAGCTGGACGCCGGCCTGCCCGAGCTCCGGCTCGCCCTGGACCCCGACGGCCCGAAGGCGGCCCGGCTGGTGCCCCTCGCCCGGGCCGGCGCCGAACCGCGCTGGCGGGGCGGCGTGCTGGTGACCGGCGGTCTCGGCGCGCTCGGCCTGAGCGTGGCCCGGACCCTGGCCGAACAGGGCGCGCCCGCACTGACCCTGATGGGCCGTTCAGCACCGGACGAGACCGCCCGCCGGGTGATCGACGAGCTGGTCGCCGCCGGGGTCGAGGTCACCGTCACGGCCGGCGACGTCACCGACCCGGAGGACTGCGCGCGGGCGGTGCGCGCGGCCGAACCGCTGTGCGCCGTCTTCCACCTGGCCGGGGTGAACCGGGACGGCGCCTTCGAGAACCTGACCGCCGACTCCTTCGAGCAGGTCTTCGCGGCCAAGGCGCGCGGCGCGGAGCACCTGGCCGCGGCCGCGCGCGGGGCCGGGCTCGACGCCTTCGTGCTCTTCTCCTCCGTCTCCAGCGTGCTCGGCTCGGCCGGGCAGGCCAACTACGCGGCGGCCAACGGCTACCTGAACGGCCTGGCGCAGGCGCTGCGCGACTCGGGCGTGCCCGCCACCAGCGTCGCCTGGGGCCCGTGGGTGCCGGCCGACAAGGGCGGGATGGCCGCCGCGGCCGCCGTCGAGCGGGCCACCGAGCGGCTCGGGGTGCGGCCGTTGGACGACGCCGAGGCCGGACCGCTGCTCGCGCTCGCGGCCGGCGGGGAGCGGGCCGGCCTGGTGGCCGTCGCGCTCGACCCGCAGCGGTACGCGGAGCGGCTCGCCGGGCACCCCAGGGGCGCCCTGCTGGCCGGCTCGGCGCCGGTCGTCCAACGGGCGACGGGCGGCCGGGAACGCGGTTGGCTGCTCGACCGGCTGACCGGACCGGCCGGCGCCGGGCGGGATGCGGAGCTGCGGGGCGCGGAGCTGCGGGACGCGATCCGCGACCTAGTCGGCGAGGTGCTGGGCGACCCGGCCCGGGCCGACGACACCATCGGCTTCGCCGACCTCGGGCTGGACTCGATCATGGTGATCGACCTGCGCACCCAGCTCGCCCACGCCCTCGGCACCGAACTGCCCGCGACCGTGGCGATCGACCACCCGACCGTCGCCGCGCTGGCCGACTACGTCACCGGCTCGCTGTTCGCCGAGGCACCCGTGCCCGAGGCGGCGGTCCCGGACGACGGCGCCGACCAGGGCGACCCGCGGGACCTGTCATTCGAGGAACTCATCCGAGCCGTGCAGAACGACCTGGAGGCGTGA